The proteins below are encoded in one region of Drosophila santomea strain STO CAGO 1482 chromosome 3R, Prin_Dsan_1.1, whole genome shotgun sequence:
- the LOC120452833 gene encoding mitochondrial coenzyme A transporter SLC25A42 encodes MSRLLEKPNITMSIKSTGSQLSSTMTTSSATLSSDLDDAETSRTQLSPSETSGAISVPATTVTPMRQKIDQVVISLISGAAAGALAKTVIAPLDRTKINFQIRNDVPFSFRASLRYLQNTYANEGVLALWRGNSATMARIVPYAAIQFTAHEQWRRILHVDKDGSNTKGRRFLAGSLAGITSQSLTYPLDLARARMAVTDRYTGYRTLRQVFTKIWVEEGPRTLFRGYWATVLGVIPYAGTSFFTYETLKREYYEMVGNNKPNTLVSLAFGAAAGAAGQTASYPLDIVRRRMQTMRVNTAAGDRYPTILETLVKIYREEGIKNGFYKGLSMNWIKGPIAVGISFSTYDLIKAWLTELANLRRVEK; translated from the exons ATGAGCCGTCTCCTGGAGAAGCCCAACATAACCATGTCCATCAAGTCCACGGGTAGTCAGCTCTCGAGCACGATGACCACGTCCTCGGCGACGTTGTCCTCGGACCTGGACGATGCGGAGACATCGCGCACCCAGCTGAGCCCATCCGAGACATCAGGGGCAATCTCCGTACCCGCCACTACAGTCACACCCA TGCGCCAGAAAATCGACCAGGTGGTGATCAGTCTGATATCCGGAGCAGCGGCGGGGGCGCTGGCCAAGACGGTCATCGCCCCGTTGGACCGCACCAAGATAAACTTCCAGATCCGCAACGATGTTCCCTTCTCGTTCCGAGCCTCGCTGCGCTACCTGCAAAACACCTATGCCAACGAGGGCGTTTTGGCCCTGTGGCGGGGGAACTCGGCCACGATGGCCAGGATTGTGCCCTACGCAGCCATACAGTTCACGGCCCACGAGCAGTGGCGTCGCATCCTGCATGTGGACAAAGACGGCTCCAA CACAAAAGGTCGTCGGTTTTTGGCTGGCTCCCTGGCAGGAATCACCTCGCAATCGTTGACGTATCCCCTGGACCTGGCCCGCGCCCGCATGGCCGTCACGGATCGGTATACTGGCTATCGCACCCTGCGACAGGTCTTCACCAAGATCTGGGTGGAGGAGGGTCCGCGGACGCTGTTCCGTGGCTACTGGGCGACTGTTCTTGGAGTGATTCCCTATGCGGGCACCTCATTCTTCACCTACGAGACTCTCAAGCGGGAATACTATG AAATGGTCGGCAATAATAAACCCAATACTCTAGTCTCCCTGGCCTTCGGTGCTGCGGCTGGTGCCGCTGGACAAACGGCCAGCTATCCATTGGATATTGTGCGGCGAAGAATGCAGACAATGCGGGTGAACACGGCTGCCGGAGATCGGTACCCAACCATCCTGGAGACTCTCGTCAAGATCTATCG CGAGGAGGGCATCAAGAATGGTTTCTACAAGGGACTCAGCATGAACTGGATCAAGGGACCCATTGCCGTGGGCATCAGCTTCTCCACCTACGATCTGATCAAGGCGTGGCTAACGGAGCTGGCCAACTTGAGACGGGTTGAGAAATAg
- the LOC120453289 gene encoding uncharacterized protein LOC120453289, whose product MNVDLRSYSRHWLTEFIEQYQEEECLWQPKHNDYSNHAARNKSYDRLVEKLKEVEPNPDRAMVVRKINSLRSAFRREFRKTSSKNDYETRLWYYDKLLFIADHKPKRHELGSKPKRELQISFDDEESMEFEDDSHHTGTQSQHMESIIPTSPDEVEDVAATASNVVVSSQGATLSTISVTPAECVTLVKSEEHQAAEAAAAAAQAHQQLVAHAAAQTSIAAAAAQGHAVKVLEITSLDSNSQREIQQAVNHLEHHQQQLHLQQTNGQHQGVPTIQIGRDHYQPLFGNAGTTAYTTAAAPSTSHRHDDEYDAIGVNVASKLRSINPTQRIVAEKLISDVLFNAQLDNLTVNSALTQ is encoded by the exons ATGAACGTAGACCTGCGATCGTACTCGCGCCACTGGCTCACGGAGTTCATCGAACAATACCAGGAGGAAGAGTGCCTATGGCAGCCCAAGCACAACGACTACAGCAATCACGCAGCCCGAAACAAGTCCTACGACCGCCTGGTGGAGAAGCTAAAAGAAGTGGAGCCAAATCCGGACAGGGCGATGGTAGTAAG AAAAATCAACTCGCTGCGTTCTGCTTTCCGGCGGGAATTCCGCAAGACGTCCAGCAAAAACGACTACGAAACGCGTTTGTGGTACTACGACAAGCTACTTTTTATCGCTGACCACAAGCCCAAGCGCCACGAACTCGGCTCCAAGCCCAAGAGAGAACTCCAGATCAGCTTCGACGACGAGGAGTCAATGGAGTTCGAGGACGACTCACATCACACGGGCACTCAGTCTCAGCACATGGAGTCCATAATACCCACGTCCCCAGACGAAGTGGAAGATGTTGCGGCGACGGCCAGCAATGTGGTCGTCAGCAGTCAGGGCGCCACTCTGAGCACCATTTCGGTGACGCCCGCGGAATGCGTGACCCTGGTTAAGAGCGAGGAGCACCAGGCGGCCgaagcggcggcagcagcagcccaagCGCACCAGCAACTGGTAGCCCATGCAGCAGCTCAGACCTCCAttgcggcggcggcagctcAGGGACATGCCGTGAAGGTCCTGGAGATCACCTCTCTGGACTCCAACTCCCAGCGAGAGATACAACAG GCTGTCAATCATCTagagcaccaccagcagcagctgcacctACAGCAGACGAATGGTCAACATCAGGGCGTGCCTACTATCCAGATAGGTCGCGATCATTACCAGCCATTGTTTGGCAATGCCGGCACCACTGCCTACACCACCGCAGCAGCTCCGAGCACTTCGCATCGGCACGACGACGAGTACGATGCCATTGGCGTAAACGTGGCCAGCAAACTGCGCTCAATCAACCCCACGCAGCGGATCGTGGCCGAGAAACTGATCAGCGATGTTCTATTCAATGCCCAGCTGGACAACCTCACCGTCAACTCGGCCCTTACGCAGTAA
- the LOC120453290 gene encoding uncharacterized protein LOC120453290, whose product MSKQPSFVSRNLVAIVMIPSLVGIHLGWSYMQSNRKLVTEAEQIDMPPVTFARFAWNKLTGGGSSAE is encoded by the exons ATGAGCAAACAGCCGTCGTTTGTGTCGCGCAACCTGGTGGCCATCGTGATGATCCCCAGTCTGGTGGGGATCCATCTGGGCTGGAGCTACATGCAGAGCAACCGGAAACTGGTCACGGAGGCGGAACAGATCGACATGCCGCCGGTCACG TTTGCCAGGTTTGCGTGGAACAAGCTTACGGGCGGAGGAAGTTCGGCGGAGTGA
- the LOC120451651 gene encoding succinate--hydroxymethylglutarate CoA-transferase, producing the protein MLSQNLRLVRGLFNYGVCRQSLRNFAAVGDKNNAPDNASDVDERHPLHGIRILDLSRIIAGPYCTMVLADLGAEVIKVERPHFGDEARKWGPPFLENSNDAAYFLAPNRNKRSICIDIKRGTQLLHRLVEISDVLVENYVPGTLERYGLGYEQLRKVNPKLIYCSMTGYGSVGPYAKRPGYDVIASSVGGLMHITGERDGPPSKVGVAVTDMSTGLYAHGAILAALYQRTRTQRGQKIEVDLLSTCCSLLLNVGSNYLNSGVKAGRMGTAHSSIVPYQSFKTKDGYLTLGTGSDVQFEDLCRRLKVEHLAQNPKFKTNKDRVTNRVELLRILEQMLSEGTSRNWMNLFEGASFPVGPVNSIPEVFEDEHIKAIGLVKSLRHPKDGTVKVVGPPVTFSEARNDARTAPPILGQHTDKVLGELLGCGPDELAKLKKDNIIQ; encoded by the coding sequence ATGTTGTCACAGAATTTGCGCCTCGTCCGGGGATTGTTTAATTACGGAGTTTGCCGCCAGAGCTTGAGAAACTTTGCAGCCGTTGGCGATAAAAACAACGCACCCGATAATGCCAGTGATGTTGATGAACGCCACCCGCTGCATGGTATCCGGATTTTGGACCTATCACGAATCATCGCCGGCCCCTATTGCACAATGGTTCTGGCGGATCTCGGGGCGGAAGTCATCAAGGTGGAGCGTCCACACTTCGGCGATGAAGCCCGCAAGTGGGGACCACCTTTCCTTGAGAACAGCAACGATGCCGCCTACTTCCTGGCTCCCAATCGCAATAAGCGGAGCATCTGCATCGATATCAAGCGCGGCACACAGCTCCTCCATCGGCTGGTCGAGATCAGCGACGTGCTGGTCGAGAACTATGTGCCCGGCACCTTGGAGCGTTACGGCTTGGGCTACGAGCAGTTGCGTAAGGTGAATCCCAAGCTGATATATTGCTCTATGACAGGGTATGGCTCTGTAGGACCTTATGCCAAGCGACCTGGTTACGATGTAATTGCCTCCTCGGTTGGAGGACTGATGCACATTACCGGGGAGCGGGATGGGCCGCCCAGcaaggtgggcgtggctgtgaCGGACATGTCCACGGGATTGTACGCCCATGGAGCGATTTTGGCAGCACTCTATCAAAGGACACGCACGCAGCGTGGCCAGAAGATCGAAGTCGACCTGTTGTCCACCTGCTGCTCCCTGCTGCTCAATGTGGGTAGTAACTACTTGAATTCAGGAGTCAAAGCAGGAAGGATGGGCACCGCACACTCCAGCATTGTCCCGTATCAGAGCTTCAAGACGAAGGATGGCTATCTCACCCTGGGCACTGGCAGTGATGTTCAGTTTGAGGACCTGTGTCGTCGTCTTAAAGTGGAGCATTTGGCGCAGAATCCCAAGTTCAAGACCAACAAAGATCGCGTGACTAATCGAGTGGAGCTGCTGAGAATCCTGGAGCAAATGCTATCCGAGGGCACCTCGCGCAACTGGATGAATCTCTTCGAGGGCGCCTCCTTTCCCGTGGGACCTGTTAACTCCATTCCCGAGGTTTTCGAGGACGAGCATATCAAGGCCATTGGCCTGGTAAAAAGCCTGCGGCATCCAAAGGACGGAACCGTCAAGGTGGTGGGTCCCCCTGTGACCTTCAGCGAAGCGCGAAACGATGCCCGGACAGCTCCTCCGATTCTTGGCCAGCACACGGATAAAGTGCTGGGTGAACTACTCGGTTGTGGGCCGGATGAGCTGGCCAAGCTGAAGAAGGATAACATTATTCAGTAA